The following are from one region of the Constrictibacter sp. MBR-5 genome:
- a CDS encoding NRDE family protein, giving the protein MCTVVLLRRPNAAWPLIVAANRDELLERPWRAPARHWPDRPEVVAGLDELAGGSWLGLNDHGVVAAILNRRHSLGPAPDKRSRGELVLDALDHADAAAAAAALAMLDGSAYRAFNMIVGDDRDAFWIRNLGDRGAGGVRVTPVPPGVSMVTAWDLNDTEASDRTRLYLPRFRAAPPPDPSANDWEAWAALLDGRDRAAGADDPNAAMHVDTGWGFGTVSSSLIGIPARGTDTRPIWRFAATIPQRGAYEPVDL; this is encoded by the coding sequence ATGTGTACCGTCGTCCTGCTCCGCCGGCCCAATGCGGCCTGGCCGCTGATCGTCGCGGCGAACCGGGACGAACTCCTGGAGCGGCCCTGGCGGGCGCCGGCGCGCCACTGGCCCGACCGGCCCGAGGTCGTGGCGGGCCTGGACGAACTGGCGGGCGGCAGTTGGCTCGGCCTCAACGACCACGGCGTCGTCGCCGCGATCCTGAACCGGCGGCACTCGCTCGGCCCCGCACCCGACAAGCGCAGCCGCGGCGAACTCGTCCTGGACGCGCTCGACCATGCCGACGCAGCGGCGGCGGCGGCGGCGCTCGCCATGCTCGACGGCAGCGCCTATCGGGCGTTCAACATGATCGTCGGCGACGACCGCGACGCCTTCTGGATCCGCAATCTCGGCGACCGCGGTGCCGGCGGCGTAAGAGTGACGCCGGTACCGCCGGGCGTATCGATGGTCACCGCCTGGGACCTGAACGACACGGAGGCGTCCGACCGCACCCGTCTCTACCTGCCGCGCTTCCGCGCGGCACCGCCGCCCGACCCGTCGGCCAACGACTGGGAGGCCTGGGCGGCGCTGCTCGACGGCCGCGACCGCGCGGCGGGTGCGGACGATCCGAACGCCGCGATGCATGTCGACACGGGCTGGGGCTTCGGCACGGTGTCGAGTTCGCTGATCGGCATTCCCGCCCGCGGCACCGACACCAGGCCGATCTGGCGATTCGCCGCGACGATCCCGCAGCGCGGCGCCTACGAACCGGTCGACCTGTAG